From the genome of Corallococcus macrosporus DSM 14697:
CTATGGGCTCAACCTGGAGACGGAGCTGAAGATGCTGCGCGCGGTGCGGCGCCTGGGCACGCGGACGCCGCTGGAGCTGGTGCCCACGCTGCTGTGCGCGCACGCCGTGCCCGAGGAGTACCGGGGCAATCGCGAGGCGTACGTCCGGCTGTGCATCGAGGAGATCCTCCCCGCCGTCGCCAAGGAGGACCTGGCGCGCTTCTGTGACGTCTTCGTGGAGGACAGCGCCTTCACCGTGGACGAAGCGCGCCGCATCCTGAGCGCGGCGAAGTCGCTGGGGATGACGCCGCGGCTGCACGCGGACCAGCTCACCGCGTGCGGCGCCTCCGAGCTCGCCGCGGAGCTGGACGCCGCCACCGCCGACCATCTGGAGCAGGTGACGGACGCGGGCCTCAAGGCCCTGGCGGACGCCAATGTCACGGCGGTGCTGGTGCCCACCTCCACGCTGTTCCTGCGCATGCGGCCCTACGCGCCCGGGCGCCGCATCCGCGATGCGGGGCTCAACATCGCCTTGGGCACCAATGTGAACCCCGGTTCCGCCATGAGTGAAAACACCGCGCTGGCGCTAGGCCTTGCATGTCTGGAAAACGGGCTTACCGCCGCGGAGGCGTACTGGGGAGCCACCCGAGGCGCGGCGGTGTCCTTGGGAATGCAACGGCACGGCAGGCTGTCCGAGGGTGACCCGGCCGACCTGGTGGTCTTCGGCTGTGCTTCTTACCGGCACCTGCCCTACCATCTGGGCGTAGCGCACGCGCGAGTGGTCGTGAAGGCCGGACGCATCGTTGTCCGGCAGCCAATGGATGGCTGCGTGTGAACCGGCGTCGCAGCGACACGGCGGCGCCGGCCAGGTAAAGACGGGACACATCCGCCGGGGCCGGACGTTAAGAATCTTCGTTGCTAGCCATGTGCCGACTCTTTGGATTTCGATCAGCGATTCCCGCGGCCGTCCACCCTTCATTGGTGACGGAGAAGAACTCGCTCCTCATCCAGTCGCGCGAGCACAAGGACGGCTGGGGAATCGCCGCCTACGGGGCCGAGCCCGTGCCCGTGGTGGCCCACGGGGTGGGGCCCGCGCACAGCGACCCGGACTTCGAGCGGGTGAGCAGCCGCGTCTCCTCCCACACGGTGGTGGCGCACATCCGCCTGGCGTCGGTGGGCGCGGTGGAGCTGCGCAACGCGCACCCCTTCCTGCATGGCCGCTGGGCCTTCGTGCACAACGGCACGCTGCGGGAGTTCGCGCAGCACCGGCCGGCCGTGGAGGCGCTCATCTGCCCGAGCCTGCGTGGGAATATCAAGGGCACCACGGACAGCGAGCGCTGCTTCTACCTCTTCCTCACCCGCCTGGCGGCCCGGCACCCGATTGACCGGCAGGTCCCCGTGGAGGCCGTGGCGCGGGCGCTGGCGGAGACGATGACGCTGGTGGCGACCATCACGGATGCCGCCGGGCAGGACGGCCGCTCGGCGATGAACTTCCTTGTCTCGGATGGCGAGCTGATGGTCGCCACCCGTCGCAACCGCACGCTGTTCGTGTCTCTCGGCGGCGCGGGCACCCAGGCGTCGACGCTGCCGGCGCCGGGGACGAAGCTGGAGCAGATTGTCGTCGCCAGCGAGTCGCTGTGCGGCGGGCCGTACTGGGCGCCGGTGGCCGAGGAGGACGTCATCGGCGTGGACGCGAACCTGGTGTTCCACCACTGGCGCGTGCCGGAGCTGGCCGGCTCCGACGTGCCCTCCTCGGTGAAGCCCAACGGGTCGCGCGGCGTGGCGTGAAGTCCGCTGGGCCTGGGGCGCCGGGCCTCAGCCCATCCACGCGTCGAGCAACGCGGCGGGACGTGCGCCGAACGCCTCCGCCGTGAGCTCCCGGGCCTCCCCGCCCGCGTGCTTCAGCGTGACGCGCAGGTAGTCGCGGGGCGCGGCCTGGGGAATCTTGTCCAGCCACTCCACCAGCATCGCGCTCTCGGTGCCTTCCAGGTCCAGGAAGCCCGTGGCGTACAGGTCGTCGTAGTCCGTCAGCCGGTACAGGTCCGCGTGGTACAGCGGGATGCGCCCTGAATACGGGTACACGATGGCAAACGTCGGGCTCGCCACCTCGGAGCGAGGCACCTGCGCCCCATCCGCCACGCCGCGCACCAGGTGCGTCTTGCCCGCGCCCAGGTCGCCAATCAGCCCCACGAAGTCGCCGGGCTCGAGCAGCTCGCCCAGCCGGACGCCCAGCCGGTGCGTCTCCTCGGGCGACGCCAGCCGCACCGTCCGGACCCGCGACGCTTCCGTGCTCATCGTTCCCACCGCAGCCACACCTCGCACAGCCCTTGCTCCACGATGTCTCCCGCCACCAGTCCCAGGTGTCCGCGCTTCCGGGCCGCCAGGTCGCCCGCGAGCCCGTGCGCGTACACCGCCGTCCAGATGGCCTCGGGCACCGGAAACGACTGAGCCAGGAACGCGCCACAAATCCCGGACAGCACGTCCCCCGAGCCGCCCGTGGCCATGCCCGGGTTGCCCGGGGTGTTGAGGTACACGCGCCCATCCGCGTCGCTCGTGAGCGTCCGGTCCCCCTTCAGCACGAGCGTCACCTTCAGCCCGGAAGAGAGCTGGCGCGCCACGTCCAGCCGGTGCGCCTGGACCTCCTTCGTGGACCTGCCCGTCAGCCGCGCCATCTCTCCCGGGTGCGGCGTCATCACCACCGGCGCCTTCGCCCGGCGCAGCACCGACAGGTCCGTGGCCACCGCGTTGAGCGCGTCCGCGTCCAGCACCGCGGGCACCTCCACGCGCGCCAGCAGCTCGCCAAGCAGCGCGCCTGTCTCGTCGCCCCGAGGAATCCCCGGCCCGATGACCAGCGCGTCCTTGCCCTCGGCCGCCGCCACCAGCGCGTCCAAATCACCGAGCCCCAGCGGCCCCGTGGCCTCCAGCGGGATGCCCATGATTTCGACCGAGTGCGCCTGGATGGTGTCCAGGGCATCCGCCCGCGCGGCCACCGTGACGAGCCCCGCGCCGGAGCGCAGCGCCGCCTTGGCCACCAGCGCCGCGGCCCCCGTCTTCCCCCGGCTGCCCGCGACCACCAGGACGTGCCCGAAGGTCCCCTTGTGGGAATCCGCCTTGCGCACCGGCAGCGTGCGCCGCGCGTCCGCCTCCTCCACCACGAAGAGCCCGGGGCCGGAGACCTCCTTCGCGGCCTCCCCGCCCATGCCGATGTCCACCCGGTGCACCTGGCCGCACAGCGAGGCCCCCGGCTCCAGCACCTGCCCCGGCTTGAGGAAGCCAAAGGCCACCGTGGCGTCCGCCTCCACGCACGGCGAGAAGGGCGCACCCGTGTCGCTCTGGAGCCCGGACGGCACATCCGCCGCCACCACCTTGGCTCCCAAGGCCCGCCAGCCGCGCATCGCCGCCACGGCGTCCGCGAAGGCCCCCCCGGGCGCGCGGCTCAAGCCCGTGCCGAAGAGCGCGTCCACCACCACGTCACCACGCCGGGCCGGCTCCACGCTCTCCAAGGTACGCGGCGTCACCCCGAAGCCCTTCAGCGCCTCCACGTTCCGCCGCGCCTCGGGCGCCCGCTTCGCGGCGTCACCCACCAGCACCACCGACACGCAGGCGCCGCCCTCCCGGAGGAAGCGCGCGGCCACCAGCCCGTCGCCGCCATTGTTCCCCGGCCCGCACACCACCACGAAGCGCCCGCCCGGGCCGAGCAGCCCGCGCGCCACCTCCGCCAGCCCGCGCCCGGCGTTCTCCATCAGCAGCGCGGAGGGCATGCCGTGGCGGGCCTCGGCGGCCTCCTCGGCCTGACGCATCTGGGCGGCGGTGAGCACGCGCAACATGGCTTCAATCCCCTTTCGACTGGAGCACCACCGTGGCGGCGGCGACGTCCGCATCGTGGGTCAGCGCGAGGAAGGCCTCCAGCCCTCGCGCCTCCATGACCTCCAATGCCACGCCGGACAGTGCGAAATAAGGCGCTCCGCCCTGCCGCCGGACCTCCATGTCCTTCCACCGGATGCCCGGCGGCGCGCCCAGCGCCTTCACCAGGGCCTCCTTGGCGGCGAAGCGGGCCGCGTAGGCGCTGGCGGCGTCACTCCGCCGGCCGCACAGCGCCCGCTCCGCCTCGGTGTAGACGCGGTTCAGGAAGGGCTCCGCGCGAGGCCCGTCCAGGATGCGCTGGATGCGGGAGATGGAGCAGATGTCCAGGCCCAGGCCGCGGATTCCCATGGCGCCCTACCCCGGGTTGCGCATGAGCTCGAGCATCTCACGCACCGCGCGCTCGAAGCCCACCAGCACCGCGCGCCCGACGATGGCGTGCCCGATGTTCAGCTCGTCGATTTCGTGGATGCGGGCAATGGGCTGCACGTTGTCGTAGTTGAGCCCGTGGCCGGCGGCCACGCCCATGCCCAGCTTGGTGCCCGCCTTGGCCGCGTCGACGATGCGCGCCAGCTCCCGCGCCCGCTCCTTCTCGTTGCGCGCCTCGCAGTAGCGGCCGGTATGCAGCTCGATGCGGTCCGCGTTCACCTTGTGCGCCGCCCGCACCTGGTCCAGGTCCGGGTCGATGAAGAGCGACACGGCGATCTCGCCGTCCTTCAGGTTCTTGATGATCTTCGCGATGTGCTCGCGCTGGTTGGCGACCTCCAGGCCGCCCTCCGTGGTGAGCTCCTCGCGGCGCTCGGGCACCAGCGTCACCACGTCCGGCTTGTGCTCGTAGGCGATCTTCACCATCTCCGCGGTGGCGGCCATCTCCAGGTTCAGGAGCGTCTGCACCGTCTCACGGAGGATGCGCAAATCCCGGTCCTGGATGTGACGCCGGTCCTCGCGCAGGTGGATGGTGATCTGCTGCGCGCCGGCGAGCTCCGCCAGCGCCGCGGCCGTCACCGGATCCGGATACGGGGTGCGCCGCGCCTGACGCAGCGTCGCCACATGGTCCACGTTGACACCCAGTCGCTGTCCCATCGACCGCACCTCGCTCGTGCGCGGCCGTGGGATTGTCGAAGGGCCCCGGTGCGCGCTGGCCCTTCATCACGCCGCCAGCGTCCGGAAGTCAACCGCCGAGCGCGGCGGCCCTCAGACGCTGAGGGCCTTGGACAGCGCCTCCGCGATCTCCTTCGCGTAGGCCTGGTTCTTCGCGGCGTCCTCGCCCTCGATGAGGACGCGGGCCTTGGGCTCGGTGCCGGAGAAGCGCACCAGCACCCGGCCGGAGCTGCCCAGCCGCTGCTCCACGCTCTTGATGACCTTCATCACCGTCGGCAGCTCGCCCAGCTCCTTCTTCTGCTTCACCACGACGTTGACCAGCGTCTGGGGCACGGGCTCGAAGATGGAGGCCAGCTCGCTCAGGGGCTTGCCCGCCCGGCACATCACCGCCAGGAGCTGGAGCGCCGCCAGGGTGCCGTCACCCGTGGTGGTGTGGTCCAGGAAGATGAGGTGGCCGCTCTGCTCGCCGCCCAGGTTGTAGCCGTTGCGGCGCATCTCATCGACGACGTAGCGGTCCCCCACGCGCGTGCGCGCCACCTTCACGCCCCAGCGCGCCACCGCGCGCTCCAGGCCGATGTTGCTCATCACCGTGGAGACCAGCATCTTCTTCTTGAGCTGCTTGCGGGCCACCAGCTCGCCCGTGCAGATGGCCATGATGGCGTCGCCATCCACGACCTTGCCCTTCTCGTCCACGACGATGAGGCGGTCGGCGTCACCGTCCAGGGCGATGCCCAGGTGCGCGCCGTGCTTCACCACCGTCTTGGCCAGGTTCTCCGGGTAGAGCGCGCCGCACTTGTGGTTGATGTTCTTGCCGTCCGGCGAGACGCCCAGGGCAATCACCTTGGCGCCCAGCTCCTCCAGCACGGCGGGCGCCGTCTTGTAGGCCGCGCCGTTGGCGCAGTCGACGACGATGGTCATCCCCTCCAGCGTCAGCTCGCGCGGGAAGGTGGCCTTCAGGAAGACGATGTAGCGGCCCCGCGCGTCCTCCATGCGGAAGGCGCGGCCGATCTTCGTGGCGGTGGGGCGGATGGAGTCGATGGAGCCGCTGGACACCAGCTCCTCAATCTTGCCCTCCGTCTCGTCCGGCAGCTTGAAGCCGTCCCGCCAGAAGAACTTGATGCCGTTGTCCTCGTAGGGGTTGTGGGACGCGGAGATGACGGCGCCGGCGTCCGCCCGCATGGAGGTGGTGATGTTGGAGATGCCCGGCGTCGGCAGCGGCCCGACGAGCTCCACGTCCACGCCCATGGAGGTGAGGCCGGCGGCCAGCGCCTGCTCCAGCATGTAGCCGGACAGTCGCGTGTCCTTGCCAACGATGACGCGGTGGCGGTGTGGCCCGTTGCGGATGAGGAACGCGAGCGCCCGCCCGAGCTGCATCGCGACCTCGGCAGTCATGGGATAGACGTTCGCCTTGCCGCGAACCCCATCCGTGCCGAACAGCTTCTGGGAAGCCTGTGCCTCCTTCGGAGGCATGTTCATCCTGTACGCCATGTGTGCCGCTCCGCCTTTCCCACGCCGGGCCTGCGCCGGCCTCTCGACGTCGGGGCTTATACCCCGCTCACCACGCGGGCTCGAAGTTAGGAACCCACTGCTCCCTGGGCAACCACCCTGGCATGCGGGCCGACGCAGACTAAAAGAGGTTGCGAAATCAGTACCAACCGAAACGCCGCCGTCCATACACGCCGGCACGGAGGGCGGCCAGCGGAAGGTGAAGATTCCAGCCACGCGCCGAGGCCTGTAAGCCACACCTTGTTACCGGGCGTAGAGCGCCCCGCCGTCCTCGCTCCGCCGGATGGCGTCCGCGACGGCCAGCGCGTCCCGGGCCTCGGCCACGTCATGGACCCGGACCACGTCGGCCCCACCCAGCGCGGCCATGGAGGCCACCGAGCCCAGCGTCGCCGCCAGCCGCTCGGAGGCTGGCTTGCCGCCCGCCAGCCGGCCGAGGAAGCCCTTGCGGCTGGTCCCGACGAGCAGCGGCAGCCCCAGGACGCGCAGCTCGTTGAGGCGGCGCAGCAGGAAGAGGTTGTGCTCGAACGTCTTGCCGAAGCCGATCCCCGGGTCCAGGAGGATGCGCTCCCGGGGAACGCCCGCCGCCTCGGCGCGCGCGACGGCGGCCTCCAGGAAGCCCAGCACGTCCTCGATGACGTCGTCATAGCGCGGCGCCTGCTGCATGGTGGCCGGGGTGCCCTGGATGTGCATCAGGCAGCAGGCGGCGCCGGCCTCGGCCACCACGCGGGGCAGGTCGGCGTCGGCGCCGAAGCCGGTGACGTCGTTGATGAGGTGCGCGCCGGCCCGCAGCGCCTCACGCGCCACCGCGGCCTTGGTGGTGTCCACCGAGAGCGGCACGGACGTCCGCGCGCGCAGGCCCTCGATGACGGGGACGACGCGGGCCACCTCGGCCTCGGCGCTGACGGGCAACGCGCCTGGCCGGGTGGACTCACCGCCCACGTCGAGCAGGTCGGCCCCCGCTTCCGCCAGGGCGAGCCCATGGGCGATGGCGGCCTCCGGGTCGAAGAAGCGCCCACCGTCCGAGAAGCTGTCCGGCGTCACGTTCACCACGCCCATGACGTAGGTGCTCGCGCCCCACTCGAAGCGCTTGTCCCCCAGCACCAGCGCCGGTGGCGCGGTGCCCGAGGCCAGCGCGGCAGCCACGGCCTTGGACAAGGCCGGCAGCTCGTCGCGGCCTCCGCGAGCCAGGTCCACCAACAGCCTGAACTGTTCGGCGTGCCCCGACAGCATGCCCGTTCCAGGCCGCCCCCCGGCCTCCCCCGCGAGCCAGGCGGGCAACGCCGCCGGAGCGTCGGACAGGGCCTGCAACCTCTGGAGGAAGTGCAGCGCCTGCGTCCCCAGCCCCGTGAGGAGCAGCCGCGTGTGGGGGAGCGACTCCCGGAGCGCCGCCAGCGAGCTGGGGGCCAGCCCCATCCGCCGGAAGGCGAGGACCAGGTCTTCGGGGTGCTCGGCGGTGACGACGCGGGCGCGAATCATCGGGGACTCCAGGGAGGGGGCCGCGCACCGCCGCCAGGACGGGGCGCGCCTGCCTACCCTACCGCTCCCGAGCGCGCCCGGGGGCTCAGGCTTCGAGCGGCCCGGTGACGATGTCCACCGTGGACGTCGTCATCAGCTTGTGGATGGGGCACTGCGCGACGGCGTTGTACAGCCGCTGCTTGTCCTCCGGGGACAGCGCCCCGTGGAAGGCCAGCTTCACCTTCAACGTGTAGGTGCCCTGCCGCTCCTTCGAGTCATCCCGTTCGACGTGCGTCTCCACCCGCTCCAGGGCCAGGCCGTGCCGCTTCGCGTACCAGTGGGCCGTCAGCGCCTTGCAGGCCGCCAGCGCGGCGTCGAAGTAGTCGTGCGGGCCGGGCGCGGAGTCCGCTCCGCCCAGCGCGGGGGCCACGTCCGCGTGCAGGGTATGAGCGCCGGTCTGAAGGACCTGGCGAAATGCTCCGGGCTTCTCGGTCTGGCTGTGGGTCGTCATGGGGGGCTCCGGGAGGAAGCGGTGGACCGGAGGCCCGTGAAGGGCCTCCGGAGCGGTCCAATCAGGTGAATCAGGCGGCCTGCTCGGACTGCGCCTTCACGGCCTGGACCTCGATGGCGATCTCAATCTTCTCGCCCACCAGCACGCCGCCCGTCTCCAGGGCCTGGTTCCACGTCAGGCCGAAGTCGCGGCGGTCCACCGACGTCTTCGCCTCGAACGCGGCCTTCACGTTGCCCCACGGGTCCTTGCCCACGCCGAGCTGCTCGGCGTCCAGCACCACCTCGCGGGTGATGTCGCGGATGGTCAGGTTGCCCGTCACCTTCAGCCCGTCGCCAGAGCCCTTCTCCACCTTGGTGCTCTTGAACGAGATGCTGGGGAACTTCTCCACGTCGAAGAAGTCCGGCGAGCGCAGGTGGTTGTCGCGCTGCTCCACGCCCGTGTCGATGCTGCCCGTCTCGATGGTGACGGCCACGGAGGACTTCGTGACGTCCTGCTCGTCCAGCGACACCGCGCCGCTGTACTTGCGGAAGCTGCCGCGAACCTTCGCGATGACCATGTGACGGACGGAGAAGTGGATGCCGGAGTGGGTGGTGTCGATGTTCCAGGTCGTGGTGGCCATGAGGTGCCTTCCTTTTTGGGTGAAGCGGTGTGTTCGACGAGGAGGAAGGTAGCGGTGGCCCCCCGTCTTGATTAGATGGGCCAGACTGGAAGAACTGTTCCACCCACGGAACAAACGCCATGGACCTCAACGAACTCCTCATCTTCGCGCGCGTGGTACAGGCAGGCAGCTTCACGGCGGCGGCCAAGGGCCTGCGGATGCCCAAGTCCACCGTGAGCCGGAAGGTGTCGGAGCTGGAGACGCGCGTGGGCGCGCAGCTCCTGCAACGCACCACGCGCAAGCTGCGCCTCACCGAGGTGGGCCGGACGTACTACGAGCACTGCGCGCGCATCGTCCTGGAGGCGGAGCAGGCCGAACAGGCGGTGACGCGGATGCAGGCGGCGCCCCACGGCCTGCTGCGCGTGACGACACCGCTGACCTTCAGCTTCATCGGGCCGCTCATCTCCCGGTTCCTCCAGGCGTACCCGGAGGTGCAGCTCGAGCTGGTGTGCAGCGACCGCAACGTGGACCTGATGGCGGAGGGCTTCGACGTGGCGGTGCGCGCCGGGCGGCTGGCGGACTCCTCCCTCACGGCCCGGCGGCTGGGCAGCGTGGAGCGCGTCGTCATCGCCTCACCTGGCTACCTCAAGGCGCGGGGGACGCCCAGGACGCCCAGGGATTTGGAGAAGCACGACTGCCTCCTCTTCGGCACCGGGCTGGAGAGCAACGTCTGGACGCTCATGTCCGGCAACCGCTCCGTGGACGTCAAGGTGCCCGCGCGGCTGGTGGTGAACGAGCCCGACATGGTCTTCGCGGTGGCGCGGGCGGGCGCCGGCATCGCCCTGCTGCCCAACCTCCACTTCTCCTCGGAGCTGACCGCCGGGCGCCTGCAGCGCATCCTGCCGGACTGGCACTCCACGGAGACGCCCGTGCACGCCGTCTACCCGAGCACGCGCCACCACTCCCCCAAGGTGGTGGCCTTCGTGGAGTGCCTGCGCGAGCACTGGCCCCGGCTCGGCTGACAGCGGAGCTGTTCCACCCATGGAACGATGCTTCCCATTGTCCACATCTAGTCCCGGAGGGCCCTGAAGCACATCATGCCTCTCGAAACAGCGGCCGCCATCCAGGCGCCGCCGCGGAAAGGAACGTCATGATTGCCATTCGCCCCTCGGAAGCGCGCGGTCACGCCAACCACGGCTGGCTGGACTCCCACCACACCTTCTCCTTCGCTGGCTACTACGACCCGGGCTTCATGGGCTTCCGCGCCCTGCGCGTCATCAACGAGGACCGCGTCGCGCCGAACGAGGGCTTTGGCACCCACCCGCACCGGGACATGGAGATCATCACCTACCCGCTCAGCGGCGCCATTGCCCACCGCGACAGCACGGGCGGCGAGGGCCTGCTGCGCGCCGGTGAGGTCCAGCGGATGACGGCTGGCACCGGGGTGCTGCACAGCGAGATGAACGGCGCGGATGAGGACCTCCACTTCCTGCAGATCTGGATCATCCCGGACCGCAAGGGCCTGACGCCTGGCTACGAGCAGAAGGCCTTCCCGGAGTCCGAGCGCCAGGGCCGCTGGCGGGTGGTGGCCAGCCCGGACGCCCGCGACGGCAGCCTCACGGTGCACCAGGACGTGGTGCTTCACGCCACGCTGCTGGGCAAGGGCGAGCAGGCGGCGTACACGCTGGCGCCGGGCCGCCACGCCTGGCTGCAGGTGGCGCGCGGCAAGGGCACGCTCAACGGCGTGGAGCTGAAGGCCGGAGACGGCGTCGCGGTGGCGGACGAGTCGCGGCTCGTCCTCTCCGCCACCGAGCCGATGGAAGCGCTGCTGTTCGACCTGGCCTGAGGCCACTTCGCTGAACGAAAGAGAGAGCACGACATGAGCCGGGATGACTTGAACGCGGAGCAGCTCCCCCCTTCGATGGAGACACTCATCGTCGCGCCCTCTCGCGACCTGGGCGACGGGTTCGAGGTGCGGCGCGCGCTGCCCTCGGCCCGCCGCCGGATGGTGGGGCCCTTCATCTTTCTGGACCAGATGGGCCCCGCCGGCTTCCAGCCCGGCCATGGCCTGGATGTGCGGCCCCATCCGCACATCGGGCTGGCCACCGTCACCTACCTCTTTGACGGAGAGATCATGCACCGGGACAGCCTGGGCACCGTGCAGCCCATCCGCCCCGGCGCGGTGAACTGGATGACGGCGGGCAACGGCATCGTCCACTCGGAGCGCACCGGCCCCGGGCCTCGCGCCGCGGGCAGCAAGATCTTCGGCATGCAGGCGTGGGTGGCGCTGCCCAGGCGTCACGAGGAGACGGCCCCGGCCTTCGTCCACCACCCCGAGGACACCATGCCCTTCCATGAGGGTGAGGGCGCGAGGATGCGCGTCATCACCGGCACGGTGCACGGCCAGCGCTCGCCGGTGCAGACGCTGTCGGACATGTTCTACGCGGACGTGGAGCTGGCGGCCGGCGCGCGCTTCGTGGTGCCGGCCGAGCACGAGGAGCGGGCCATGTACCTGGTCCAGGGCGCCGTCGAAGTGGACGGCATGGCCTTCCAGCCGGGCGAGCTGCTCGTCTTCAAGCCCGGCAAGTCCGTCACGCTCCACGCCACGGCGGCGGCGCGGCTGCTGGTGCTCGGCGGAGAGAGCATGGACGGGCCGCGCTACATCTTCTGGAACTTCGTCTCCAGCTCGAAGGAGCGGCTGGAGCAGGCGAAGGAGGACTGGAAGGCCCAGCGCTTCGCCGCCGTGCCGGAGGAGACGGAGTTCATCCCCCTGCCCGAGGCGCCCCTCCCGGTGCGCTACCCGTAGTCACGCCGGCTTCGCCCGAAGCCCGCAAGGCAGAAGGCCCTTCCCAGCAGCGTGGGAAGGGCCTTCTTCATTTCAGCTCGAGCCGCTTTGAGCCCGTGGGGCTCAGGCCTTCTTCGGCTCCATCGCCGGCAGGCCCTCGAGCGCGTCGAGGATCTTCCGCTTGTCCTTCTTCTCCGTCGCCTTCGGGGGCGCGTTCACCCGCGGGGGCGGACGCTCACGGGTGAGCTGGCCACCCTGGAGGAGGATGTTGACGTCCTCGGCGTCCAGCGTCTCGTACTCCACCAGCGCGTCCGTCACGCGGCGCAGCGCCTCGATGTTCTCCGTCAGCAGCGTCTTGCCGCGCTCGTAGCAGCCCACGACGATGCTGCGGACCTCGGCGTCAATCT
Proteins encoded in this window:
- a CDS encoding OsmC family protein, with the translated sequence MTTHSQTEKPGAFRQVLQTGAHTLHADVAPALGGADSAPGPHDYFDAALAACKALTAHWYAKRHGLALERVETHVERDDSKERQGTYTLKVKLAFHGALSPEDKQRLYNAVAQCPIHKLMTTSTVDIVTGPLEA
- the glmM gene encoding phosphoglucosamine mutase, producing MAYRMNMPPKEAQASQKLFGTDGVRGKANVYPMTAEVAMQLGRALAFLIRNGPHRHRVIVGKDTRLSGYMLEQALAAGLTSMGVDVELVGPLPTPGISNITTSMRADAGAVISASHNPYEDNGIKFFWRDGFKLPDETEGKIEELVSSGSIDSIRPTATKIGRAFRMEDARGRYIVFLKATFPRELTLEGMTIVVDCANGAAYKTAPAVLEELGAKVIALGVSPDGKNINHKCGALYPENLAKTVVKHGAHLGIALDGDADRLIVVDEKGKVVDGDAIMAICTGELVARKQLKKKMLVSTVMSNIGLERAVARWGVKVARTRVGDRYVVDEMRRNGYNLGGEQSGHLIFLDHTTTGDGTLAALQLLAVMCRAGKPLSELASIFEPVPQTLVNVVVKQKKELGELPTVMKVIKSVEQRLGSSGRVLVRFSGTEPKARVLIEGEDAAKNQAYAKEIAEALSKALSV
- a CDS encoding class II glutamine amidotransferase codes for the protein MCRLFGFRSAIPAAVHPSLVTEKNSLLIQSREHKDGWGIAAYGAEPVPVVAHGVGPAHSDPDFERVSSRVSSHTVVAHIRLASVGAVELRNAHPFLHGRWAFVHNGTLREFAQHRPAVEALICPSLRGNIKGTTDSERCFYLFLTRLAARHPIDRQVPVEAVARALAETMTLVATITDAAGQDGRSAMNFLVSDGELMVATRRNRTLFVSLGGAGTQASTLPAPGTKLEQIVVASESLCGGPYWAPVAEEDVIGVDANLVFHHWRVPELAGSDVPSSVKPNGSRGVA
- the folP gene encoding dihydropteroate synthase; the encoded protein is MIRARVVTAEHPEDLVLAFRRMGLAPSSLAALRESLPHTRLLLTGLGTQALHFLQRLQALSDAPAALPAWLAGEAGGRPGTGMLSGHAEQFRLLVDLARGGRDELPALSKAVAAALASGTAPPALVLGDKRFEWGASTYVMGVVNVTPDSFSDGGRFFDPEAAIAHGLALAEAGADLLDVGGESTRPGALPVSAEAEVARVVPVIEGLRARTSVPLSVDTTKAAVAREALRAGAHLINDVTGFGADADLPRVVAEAGAACCLMHIQGTPATMQQAPRYDDVIEDVLGFLEAAVARAEAAGVPRERILLDPGIGFGKTFEHNLFLLRRLNELRVLGLPLLVGTSRKGFLGRLAGGKPASERLAATLGSVASMAALGGADVVRVHDVAEARDALAVADAIRRSEDGGALYAR
- the hutI gene encoding imidazolonepropionase; translation: MDGLDLLVRNTSEVLTVEGTHRERAEDALTPRPGAVVGVRGGRIAYVGPEAGLPAGAVGPDTEVVDALGGFVGPGFVDPHTHLVFAGERSAEFDLRNQGATYLELAKAGGGIAGTVRATRAASEDELVRLALPRAKRLLEQGVTTAEVKSGYGLNLETELKMLRAVRRLGTRTPLELVPTLLCAHAVPEEYRGNREAYVRLCIEEILPAVAKEDLARFCDVFVEDSAFTVDEARRILSAAKSLGMTPRLHADQLTACGASELAAELDAATADHLEQVTDAGLKALADANVTAVLVPTSTLFLRMRPYAPGRRIRDAGLNIALGTNVNPGSAMSENTALALGLACLENGLTAAEAYWGATRGAAVSLGMQRHGRLSEGDPADLVVFGCASYRHLPYHLGVAHARVVVKAGRIVVRQPMDGCV
- a CDS encoding NAD(P)H-hydrate dehydratase; translation: MLRVLTAAQMRQAEEAAEARHGMPSALLMENAGRGLAEVARGLLGPGGRFVVVCGPGNNGGDGLVAARFLREGGACVSVVLVGDAAKRAPEARRNVEALKGFGVTPRTLESVEPARRGDVVVDALFGTGLSRAPGGAFADAVAAMRGWRALGAKVVAADVPSGLQSDTGAPFSPCVEADATVAFGFLKPGQVLEPGASLCGQVHRVDIGMGGEAAKEVSGPGLFVVEEADARRTLPVRKADSHKGTFGHVLVVAGSRGKTGAAALVAKAALRSGAGLVTVAARADALDTIQAHSVEIMGIPLEATGPLGLGDLDALVAAAEGKDALVIGPGIPRGDETGALLGELLARVEVPAVLDADALNAVATDLSVLRRAKAPVVMTPHPGEMARLTGRSTKEVQAHRLDVARQLSSGLKVTLVLKGDRTLTSDADGRVYLNTPGNPGMATGGSGDVLSGICGAFLAQSFPVPEAIWTAVYAHGLAGDLAARKRGHLGLVAGDIVEQGLCEVWLRWER
- a CDS encoding pyridoxine 5'-phosphate synthase, producing the protein MGQRLGVNVDHVATLRQARRTPYPDPVTAAALAELAGAQQITIHLREDRRHIQDRDLRILRETVQTLLNLEMAATAEMVKIAYEHKPDVVTLVPERREELTTEGGLEVANQREHIAKIIKNLKDGEIAVSLFIDPDLDQVRAAHKVNADRIELHTGRYCEARNEKERARELARIVDAAKAGTKLGMGVAAGHGLNYDNVQPIARIHEIDELNIGHAIVGRAVLVGFERAVREMLELMRNPG
- the acpS gene encoding holo-ACP synthase, encoding MGIRGLGLDICSISRIQRILDGPRAEPFLNRVYTEAERALCGRRSDAASAYAARFAAKEALVKALGAPPGIRWKDMEVRRQGGAPYFALSGVALEVMEARGLEAFLALTHDADVAAATVVLQSKGD
- a CDS encoding YceI family protein, with translation MATTTWNIDTTHSGIHFSVRHMVIAKVRGSFRKYSGAVSLDEQDVTKSSVAVTIETGSIDTGVEQRDNHLRSPDFFDVEKFPSISFKSTKVEKGSGDGLKVTGNLTIRDITREVVLDAEQLGVGKDPWGNVKAAFEAKTSVDRRDFGLTWNQALETGGVLVGEKIEIAIEVQAVKAQSEQAA
- the tsaE gene encoding tRNA (adenosine(37)-N6)-threonylcarbamoyltransferase complex ATPase subunit type 1 TsaE encodes the protein MSTEASRVRTVRLASPEETHRLGVRLGELLEPGDFVGLIGDLGAGKTHLVRGVADGAQVPRSEVASPTFAIVYPYSGRIPLYHADLYRLTDYDDLYATGFLDLEGTESAMLVEWLDKIPQAAPRDYLRVTLKHAGGEARELTAEAFGARPAALLDAWMG